From Polynucleobacter difficilis, a single genomic window includes:
- a CDS encoding ABC transporter ATP-binding protein → MAAIDVRNLSVGYGQNVLLQNLNFSVNEGEIFVILGGSGCGKSSLLKNLFGLYEPLAGSVLIEGQDITDAHGEDRQKIMTHFGVMYQQGALFGSMNLLENVTLFMEEYTTLEREQMNLLARCKLDLVGLLPYEQYMPSEISGGMQKRAAIARAMALDPKILFLDEPSAGLDPITSADLDRTILDLSQNLGITFVIVSHELASIYSIANRVIMLDKASKGIIAEGEPKVLRDQSSDPRVHQFFNRIMSKEAV, encoded by the coding sequence GTTGGCTATGGGCAGAATGTTCTGCTGCAAAACCTCAATTTCTCGGTGAATGAAGGCGAGATCTTTGTGATTCTGGGCGGCTCGGGCTGCGGTAAGTCAAGTCTATTAAAGAACCTCTTTGGTCTATACGAGCCCCTGGCGGGCAGCGTGCTCATTGAAGGCCAGGACATTACTGATGCCCATGGTGAAGATCGCCAAAAAATCATGACGCACTTTGGGGTGATGTATCAGCAGGGCGCCTTGTTTGGTTCGATGAATTTACTCGAAAACGTCACTCTATTTATGGAGGAGTACACCACCTTAGAGCGCGAGCAAATGAATTTACTTGCCCGCTGTAAGCTAGATTTAGTCGGCCTTTTGCCTTACGAGCAGTACATGCCCAGCGAGATCAGTGGCGGCATGCAAAAGCGGGCCGCGATTGCAAGAGCGATGGCGCTGGATCCCAAGATTCTGTTTTTAGATGAGCCATCGGCGGGCCTAGACCCGATTACCTCGGCTGACCTCGATCGCACTATTTTGGATTTATCGCAAAACTTAGGGATTACTTTTGTTATCGTGTCACATGAGCTGGCCAGCATCTATTCCATCGCCAATCGGGTGATTATGTTGGACAAGGCAAGCAAAGGCATCATTGCAGAAGGCGAGCCAAAAGTGTTGCGGGATCAAAGTTCCGATCCGCGCGTCCATCAATTCTTTAATCGCATTATGAGTAAGGAAGCGGTATGA
- a CDS encoding MlaD family protein codes for MSNSNPNYFRLGLFVLAAIGALIALILVFGSGQIFQKTFEVETYIKQSVTGLDNGASVRFRGVKVGQVISVGLTGEIYEKNVPLPQRKAYVIVRMLINGDPKEYFGGSNNNVAANLRARVKTMGITGVNYIELDFEAPNSEYPTLTYTWKPEYPVIPSLPSPADEIFTGLQKVVTNLSALNLAETQQKFDSLVTNLNAVLAGSGKGNQGMAQSVQELNTLLAKMNSVTSNAELELLIQELVASAVVLRQMLSSAQGDTAITIENLKQASEQLNDLMRVASRSPSSLIWGEPPARIQLPANTGTTGVQK; via the coding sequence ATGAGCAACTCCAATCCCAATTATTTTCGCCTCGGCTTATTTGTGTTGGCCGCTATCGGCGCACTGATTGCCCTGATTCTGGTTTTTGGATCCGGGCAAATCTTTCAGAAAACGTTTGAAGTCGAAACCTACATCAAGCAATCTGTTACCGGATTAGATAATGGCGCGTCGGTTCGATTCCGGGGTGTCAAAGTGGGGCAGGTGATATCCGTCGGCTTGACTGGCGAAATCTACGAAAAAAATGTTCCACTGCCGCAGCGTAAGGCATACGTCATCGTACGTATGCTGATTAATGGCGACCCGAAAGAATATTTTGGCGGCTCAAATAATAATGTTGCTGCCAACCTCAGGGCTAGAGTCAAGACCATGGGCATTACTGGCGTCAATTACATTGAACTTGATTTTGAGGCGCCCAACTCAGAATACCCCACTCTCACTTACACGTGGAAGCCAGAATATCCAGTTATTCCATCGCTACCCAGTCCTGCAGATGAGATCTTTACGGGATTGCAAAAAGTGGTGACTAATTTAAGTGCATTGAATTTGGCAGAAACCCAGCAAAAATTTGATTCCCTGGTCACCAATCTCAATGCCGTATTAGCTGGAAGCGGCAAAGGCAATCAAGGGATGGCCCAGTCTGTGCAGGAACTCAACACCTTGCTTGCCAAGATGAATAGTGTGACCAGCAATGCTGAGTTAGAACTACTCATCCAAGAACTGGTTGCTAGCGCTGTGGTCTTGCGGCAAATGTTGAGTAGTGCGCAGGGCGATACCGCGATCACCATCGAAAATCTCAAGCAAGCCAGTGAGCAGCTCAATGATTTAATGCGGGTTGCCAGTCGCTCTCCGTCTTCTTTAATTTGGGGCGAGCCACCAGCCCGCATTCAACTGCCAGCCAATACTGGTACGACCGGAGTACAAAAATGA
- a CDS encoding ABC-type transport auxiliary lipoprotein family protein: MSPLTIHPLHSSATAFLKRIASFTLLAVAAFSLLACAPTRPSIDTANWLVAPERTGAPRTMQSPLWLKMGSFSVTTPFDTKSLVYRLGDQQYEKDFYNAYIATPSSMFSNATRQWLDQSGIFRITVAQGTSFFPFYTLQATIDELYGDYRGKPEAVVSVQFFLTVTNPNLPTPLITAKRYTQRVALANNQPQTLVLGQQRALAEILQRLEADLFAASANLPKPIIRK, from the coding sequence ATGAGCCCACTCACCATTCATCCATTGCATAGCAGCGCCACTGCGTTTCTTAAGCGCATCGCCAGTTTCACTTTGCTTGCGGTGGCCGCATTTAGCTTGCTGGCCTGTGCGCCTACCCGACCCTCAATTGACACGGCAAATTGGTTAGTGGCACCAGAGCGCACTGGCGCCCCGCGCACGATGCAATCGCCACTGTGGTTAAAGATGGGGTCATTCTCCGTAACCACACCGTTCGATACCAAGTCCTTGGTATACCGTCTAGGCGACCAGCAATATGAAAAAGACTTTTACAACGCTTATATTGCAACGCCAAGCAGCATGTTCTCGAATGCAACACGCCAGTGGCTTGATCAATCCGGCATCTTTCGTATTACGGTAGCGCAGGGTACTAGTTTTTTCCCGTTCTACACACTGCAGGCAACCATCGATGAGCTCTACGGCGATTACCGCGGAAAACCGGAGGCGGTAGTGTCTGTTCAGTTCTTTTTGACGGTGACCAATCCTAATCTGCCAACGCCATTGATTACAGCGAAGCGCTATACGCAGCGCGTTGCATTGGCGAATAACCAGCCACAAACCTTGGTATTGGGCCAGCAACGCGCGCTTGCCGAGATCTTGCAGCGGTTGGAGGCTGATCTCTTTGCGGCGTCGGCCAATTTACCCAAGCCAATCATTCGCAAATAA
- a CDS encoding SDR family oxidoreductase, with the protein MDLGIKGKTALVLASSRGLGQAMAVALAREGVNVAVTGRNPEGLAQTVAMIEAAGGKAMALNWDLSDLSVIDAHVSKVEAALGPIDILINNTGGPAPTPAAGQDPLLWAKSFNDMVLSLIAITDRVLPGMRQRGWGRIMTSTTSGAIAPIKNLAISNTLRASLLAWSKTLAAEVASEGITVNVIMPGRVATDRLRQLDEARAKRENIPYEAAVAASIKLIPAGRYGDPKEYGDTAAFLASANASYITGSVIRVDGGQIQGI; encoded by the coding sequence ATGGACTTAGGTATTAAAGGAAAAACAGCGCTGGTCTTGGCATCGAGCCGTGGATTAGGTCAGGCCATGGCAGTGGCGCTCGCTCGTGAGGGTGTCAATGTTGCAGTGACAGGGCGTAATCCAGAAGGGCTTGCGCAAACGGTGGCAATGATCGAAGCAGCCGGCGGTAAGGCGATGGCCCTGAATTGGGATCTATCCGACTTATCGGTCATCGATGCGCATGTTTCCAAGGTGGAAGCTGCGTTAGGACCGATTGATATTTTGATTAATAACACCGGCGGTCCAGCGCCAACCCCCGCAGCAGGGCAAGACCCACTCTTATGGGCAAAGAGCTTTAATGACATGGTGCTTTCACTCATTGCCATCACGGATCGCGTATTACCCGGCATGCGCCAGCGCGGTTGGGGCCGGATTATGACGAGCACGACATCGGGTGCAATTGCCCCGATTAAAAACTTAGCAATCTCCAATACCCTGCGCGCATCCTTGCTGGCTTGGTCTAAGACCTTGGCTGCCGAAGTGGCGAGCGAGGGCATTACCGTCAATGTGATCATGCCAGGCCGGGTTGCAACCGACCGCTTGCGCCAATTGGATGAAGCGCGGGCCAAGCGTGAGAATATTCCATACGAGGCGGCGGTGGCTGCGAGCATTAAGTTAATACCAGCAGGACGCTATGGAGATCCAAAAGAGTATGGCGATACCGCTGCATTCTTAGCGAGTGCCAATGCCTCGTACATCACTGGTTCTGTCATTCGCGTGGATGGCGGACAGATTCAGGGGATTTGA